The following proteins come from a genomic window of Winogradskyella sp. PC-19:
- a CDS encoding CDP-alcohol phosphatidyltransferase family protein, with product MKRHIPNIVTGLNLFSGCVAILFAVQGQYVGTALFVFLGIFFDFFDGLLARKLNVQSELGLQLDSLADVVTSGVVPGIVMYGLIKDALGGDSSFVIDNTWNKTVGWVGVEITPVALIGLLITVASAYRLAKFNIDEDQQNYFKGLPTPANTLLILSLPLILHYQYSITIANLFGQLWFLIALTIISCYLLNANIKLFALKFKTWDFKPNVLRYLFLIASIILLVIFKFIAIPIIILSYILVSIFTQKSIS from the coding sequence ATGAAACGACACATTCCTAACATTGTTACGGGTCTTAATTTATTTTCGGGCTGTGTAGCTATTCTTTTTGCAGTTCAAGGACAATACGTTGGTACTGCTTTATTTGTCTTTTTGGGTATATTTTTTGATTTTTTTGATGGACTTCTAGCACGAAAACTAAATGTTCAAAGCGAGTTGGGATTACAATTAGATTCTTTAGCAGATGTAGTTACTAGTGGTGTTGTACCAGGTATAGTAATGTATGGTTTAATTAAAGATGCCTTAGGCGGCGACAGTTCTTTTGTCATTGATAACACATGGAATAAAACTGTTGGTTGGGTAGGAGTAGAAATTACTCCAGTAGCTTTGATTGGTTTATTAATAACGGTAGCATCCGCATATCGGTTGGCTAAATTTAATATAGATGAAGACCAACAGAATTATTTTAAAGGTCTACCAACTCCAGCAAATACGTTACTGATTTTGTCTTTGCCATTAATTTTGCATTACCAATATTCTATTACGATTGCTAATTTATTTGGTCAACTTTGGTTTTTGATAGCTTTGACAATAATTAGTTGTTATCTACTAAATGCTAATATTAAATTGTTTGCTTTAAAATTCAAAACTTGGGACTTTAAACCTAATGTCCTCCGCTACTTGTTTTTAATTGCAAGTATTATTTTATTAGTAATTTTTAAGTTTATTGCAATACCAATAATCATTTTATCCTACATTTTAGTTTCAATATTTACACAAAAATCAATCTCATAA